A segment of the Ochotona princeps isolate mOchPri1 chromosome 16, mOchPri1.hap1, whole genome shotgun sequence genome:
TGTTATCACTACACACAGAAGAATCGTTTCCGGTTGCTGTCCAGCCTTAAGGAGAGGTTTTCCCAAACCCAAAGTCTCTGGAGCATCCCACCTGCAACCCTCAGGGCTTTGTTTCAAGTTCTATGGTTCTGAGGCCTCTGCTTAGCCAAAATCTGCAACACAACATGGGGAGGGAGGTTAAACCAAGTCACAAATGCTGGTGTCTCCAGCGCAGAGCTGGAGGCCGCAGACTCCTACTTTTAGAAGGAAAACAAGTGAGACTATCACATCACCAGCCAGAATCCAGCTGCCCTAATCATCAGTACGGTCCCCCTAGTGCCCGGGGAGGCCATAGGATGCAAGGGGTCCAGAAATCCCGCAGGGCAAACAGGACACATTCACATTCCGTGCTTCTTGCGGATCACAGCCATGGCCAGGAGACGATCCTTCTCGCGCAGTTCTTCACGCAACTTGGCCTCGGTGAGCCGCAGGTGACGAATGCTGCCCTTCATTTCTTTCATCTTCACTTCCATCAGCGCCAGGATATCCCGCTGCTCGTTCAGCTTGCGCAGCAGCTCCTCCTCCGTGGTGCCTGACGACAGCGAGTACGAGTGGTCGGAGCCGGTATCAGGGAAGCCTtcctccccaaccaccaccaaCTGGGGACCCATAGGGCACTCGGCGGCCTCCAGCCCTGCTGTAGCAGCCTCGAGCTCCGTTGCAGCAGCCGCGGCAGCCGCACCCTCTGCAAACTCCACTTGCACCGTAAGGTCAATGGGCTTCACATCTTCTCCTGTTGGAGTGCTGGGCGCCTGCGGTCCGGACCCCGGAGCCTGGTTACCGTCGACAGCGGCCTGAAGGGTGAGGAGCACGGCGGCAGAGGCCGACACCAGGTTCGGTTGCAGCTGGGAGGACTGGGCCGTGGAGGCCGTGGAGGCCgtggcctgctgctgctgttgttgctgctgttgctgttgctgctgctgctgccggcggCGAGCAGCCGCAGCTCCTGCGGGCCTGCGCGCTACTTTGCGCTCATTGACGCCGCGCAGCGGGAAGATGGTGGGGACTCGCACTGTGTAGGTCTTGCGGCCGCCCTGGAAGTGAACGCTGCAGAGACGGTGGCCCGTGGTGGGCTGGAAGGTGGAGAAGCACCCGCTGACGCCGGCCCGGGACACATTCTTCAGCCACAGGCGCCGTAGCTCAGCGTCCTTAGGAAACGTGTAGAAATGCAGCGCCTTGTCCCGGTGCGAGTTATTGTAGCAGCCCGGTACGCAGCACGTAAAGCCAGGCATGGCTGCGCCGCGCCGCCCCGCACGGCCCCTCCGGCCTTCTGCGCCCTTCGACGGTCAGGTCGTTCCCGCCGCTGCCCAGCAGCCCGACCCTCCGTCGGGCAGCGCCGAGCGAGACTTTAAGACAGCCTCCCACTCGCGCCGCCTGCCACACCTGCCCGGCGGCCCGTGCCCACAAGACGCTTCCAGACGGCCCGCGCAGCGCCGCTCGCCCAGCCGCCCGCCTGCGCTCGGGAGTGGGCCCCGGGGACGCCGCCAAGGACCGCCTGAGAAGAAGGACTACGCCCCCCACAATGCACCGCGCCACGCGGTGCTCACTTCCGGAGAAGGGGTGTGCTTCCTACCGCTTTTCAGGATTCCTGCGACAAATCTTTGCAAAGCAGTGTCGTCTTTTCCAGTCAGACTTGTCCCTGGAGGACGAGAGAGGAGTATCCGATTGGAACGCTGTCGCACGGACTGTCCCTGACAAGGACCCGGAATCCTGATGAGGTGGGGGTAGGGGAACGCGACCCTTTTAACTGCGCAAGCGCGTTCGGTGTGTGGCTATGGAGACTACAATTCCCGTGGTACCTCGCGTTGAGCAGGGTGGGAGAGGGACGAGAATTGGGCGAGATTGTTCTCCCCTCCCCGAGCAGTTCTCGAAACCGGTACCTTTGGATCAGTGATATTCCTGTGGAAGTATAGGGAGGGGAAACCTGGGCCCTTTTCACTGCCTTGAAGACTCTCCCGAGTCAGCCACTACCTGCATCTATTTACTTCACTAATGTGAATCAAAACACCAATAAGCACCACGTAGTttcagaaagcagtgaagggatTCTTCATTGAAAACCGGCGCCAGGGATCCAAAAAAGCATCCTGGAAAGTCTAGGGTAGGAAGGAGTCCTAGTGAAAGAGGGGGTTCCACTCTTCAGCgacctgaggtgggtgggagCGCAGAAGGTGGGAACTATATGGAATGCAACTATATTAAAGGAATTGAGGTATTATCATACAGACAGCTGGACATCATTCTAAAGTGCCCCCCCCCCActttaaagataatttatttgggccctgcatgatagcctagctgctggagtcctcaccttgtacgcacccagatcccgtatgggcactgctttaatcccagcagcccctgcttcccatccagctccctgcctgtggcctgggaaagtagtcaaggatgatccaaagccttgggaccctgcacccacatgagagacccagaagaaattcctggcttctgctttcctatcagctcagttccagccattttggtcacttggggagtaaatcaacggacagaagatctttctgtctctcttctctatatctgcctttccaattaaaaaaaaaaatcaatatttttttaaaattatttaaggcctggcatgatagcctagtggtaaagttctcaccttgcacgccccaggatcccatgtgggtgccggttcatgtcacggctgccccgcttcccatccaactatatacttgtggcctaggaaaacagcggataatggcccaaacccttgggaccctgctctcatgtgggtctggcttcagattggctcagctccagctgttgcaaccatttggggagtgaatcaaaaggtctttctttgtctctcctcctctctgtatatttgactttccaatacaagtaaatctataaaaaattatttgaaatctgAGTGACAAGCTTTGCGCAGTGGCAGGATCAGGATCGTAGCCAGTGAGGTTTATCTGAGGCGCGATTGTTGCTAATTGAAAACTTTTCCCCATACCCAGCTGTGACGACTTGAAATAGAGTTggcattggcaaaaaaaaaaaaaaaagaaagaaagctgaaTGACGGAGGTTTTTCGCTCCCAAAATGGCCCCCACAAGCTGGAGACAACACCCCAAGCTCTATCAGGATCCTCAGCTGCCATAGGCGCCTTTGTatgaagttggattggaagctgcTTCCCAAATGGTTTAGGGATTGGCCAACTGCAGCTGTACCGACCACTGTGTAGCGTTTTGGCCTTCCTTAGGGGAAAATGACGCCTGAAGCTGTGGAAGATGTGGGAAGAGCTGCAGGGCTCCACAGAAGCTGCTCAGGAATGCTCCTTCTCCTGAGGCCTGCTGCCACCCACCTGCCTTTTCTGGATCCTCTTCACCCATCCTCCTAAagttctctcatttttcttcctgataaCAGATTATGAAAATGAACTCTtgcatatttatattatttttattgatatggaaataaagaaaatgttgggGCTGGTCCCTTGGGGGAGTAAGCTAAGACTTgatttgcagtgccagcatcccatgtgggctctgattggagtcctggctgcttcacttcctgcctggctccctgctaaatggcctaagaagcagaagatggccgaagtCTTTGAGCCTCTGCATGCATGTGGAAAGAtatagaggaagttcctggctcctagctgcagatcaacACAGCTCTAGTCTTTCCTgcaatttgggagtgaatcaatggatgcaagtgttgtgcccagattttaagatccccagaaatcaccaggagtctgaagtcgatccaAATGCACAAAGATGGTTTATTGAAGCTCAGCACATccaagcctgggttcttggttgaaagcaggcagctgggtgacCAACCGGCCAGCCAGCAGGGACCAACTCCCTTACAGGAGTGTGGCCCAGAACAGCatattcatagggtttttatagggggcAGTCtgcaatagcttgaaaaggggcaattcacaatagcctgcaaagtgaggggaaataccacacattccctacctatctcagCTGGACAGCCCgtgcctccagcaactaagggaagCACCCACTTTATTACTttgagccacctgtgagataaccagacttaggtgggccttgattcataaaAATTGGGacccatcagtgctaaaggtcacataagCTGCTAAAGGTTGCCTTTTACCTTGCAAGCTcatacagtttcttagtagcaatgagtcatgaacaaatggttgggattttgatactgaggttcttcacaagctttttctgtttgtcttttttctctccaaaaactctgcctttccaatagctagataatcttttcaaaaaagttttaaggggggggggggtgacaAATTCCATGAGTGCCTTtggaagtcccagctgctctacttctgaaccGATcctctactaatgtacctgggaaaatagtgaaggatggcccatgtgcttgagtaccgtcaaccatgtgggagacatggatggaatcctaaactcctggcttcctgcggtgtgtactggcagccatgggaaccaaggtagggggcagaactggtgggttatggggagtcgccccaactaggctgcagctccaactggtttgcatgaggaccgagtatgaagtgggcaggatcgaactggactacaatacctgttggttcacgaggaagacagggctggaaacagaacgaacccagtaatcccagcgaccagcatgagcataagctgattggtgtgacggatggtgtcggactctgtactagcaaactcacgcaagaatcaggcctgggatcatctcagacaaagtttctttggagatccctccaactgaactgctgatcttagaaccccaaccatgaagagactatcagccagtggattctgaatagggttcattgcgattggaactgagatattggcagcaatccagaactgatgaacaatcaaaactgtatgagcaggaccctcagagcgcaccacccgttggggatctgggatgggtgggaggttgggtggggcttttccctttgtttttttccctgactccagatacagggtaaaatgatattgctgtggaaacaatggtattacccactttcaccctgtagcccttgacactttgttccctaataaactaagtaagatcattaaaaaataaataaataaaataaaaaataaaaaataaactcctggcttcaagcctttgcagccatttgggcagtgaaacagcagatggcacatcactgtccctctctctgtaatgctacctttcttttattatttattttttttaagttttttatgataaagttccatagactcagggaaCCTctagtaactgcctttcaaacaaatgaatatttcagTAAATGAtagctttcaaaagaaaataaaatgctccatgtggccattattattattaatttatgttttatCAGAAAGGTAACCAATCCTTTAAAAGCTTTAGAAAAAATACAGGACAATAGGGAAGGTATTTTTTCTGGATCCAACACCCAGACATTACCACTGGCTTCTGTCACTGACAATGTAGTTCTTGGTTACCGTGTGTTTCACTAATGGCCCTTTCCTTCACTCATGTGTTGCTGAGGACCACAGTCTAAACTGCAAATTCAGAACTGTGGGATCTAGTGTCTGACTCACAGTGAAAAATGGGTTTTCGTTTGGGAGAATCATTTTGACAATGGTATGAATGCAtgcattgatatatatatatatatatttataaaatgtatgtatacaGAAAAGTCAGCAAAAAAACCTTGCATTTTCTATTGTGTATTTTCATTGTCATTACTGATATCATTCAACTTATATTCACCTTGCTTAAAATATGGTAGGtgggaggccagtgttgtggtgtagctaaTAAAGCTGCCGCCTCTTataacagcatcccacatgggcaccagtttgtgtcctggctgttctacttccaatttgtctctctgctaatgactgagcagagcagcagaagctAGCTTAGTGGTTGGGGCCCTGGCATCCAGGAAAATCTGGATGAAGCccctagctcttggctcctagctttcccTGGTTCAACCCTGGGatttgcagctatctgggggagtaaactaacagatgaaTTATCTCTTCATTTGTAgctcttaaaataaatttttaaaatctttgaaaagaaagaggttggacccagtgtgatggctcagtggctaaatccttgttttgcCCGCATTAGGATCCaatataggcattggttcatatccagactgctccactttccatccagctccctgcttatggtgtgggaaatcagtgaaaaacggcccaaagccttgggatcctgtacccacataggagacccagaagaagctcctgactcctggcttcaggttgactcagttccagatgttgtggccatttggggaacaaactgaGGATGGAAGAacattctctttctgtttctactgCCTGTAGATCTCTCTttccaaaggcaaaaaaaaaaaaaaaagattaacaatcttaaaagagagagaagcaagcaagcaagcaagcaagcaagcgagtgagcccggcgctgtggcctagcagttaaagtcctcgccttgaacacgccaggatcccatataggcactggttctaatcctggcaactccacttcccttccagttccttgcctgtggcctgggaaaaagcagtcaaggacagcccaaagccttgggacactgcacccgtgtgggagacctggaggaggttcctggcttcagatcagcgcagcaccagttgtgtggtcacttggggagtgaatcattggatggaagatctttctctttgtcgctcctcctctctgtatatctgactttgcaataaaaataaatctatcttgaaaatacatcttaaaaaaaggtgAAAACTATTCTCagtaaaactctgcctttaatatattaaatttgttttaatctCCGACATTCTAAACATATCCAGAGTGCATggttttctcccctccccacgcccAGCTCACCCTCTGTTTTGTCACCTTCCAAGAAAGACCAGAATCTTATCACacatctcactgctttcccagttgccaCCCTTTCAGTCTTTTCTTGATATGACTGCTGAAGAAAATCTGATTTTGACATACTGTTGCTGAACTCCCCAGTGAATTCCTACAACATTTAAACAAGGGTCAGCCAACAGCATTGTGACATGACAAGCTAAGTCTGTCTGAatttgccagttcaagtcctggccactgtacttttgatctagctctccactgatgttcctgggaacacagcagagatggcctaaagacttgggcccctgcacccacataggagtccTAGAggaagctcatgactcctggcttcagcctggctcagccctggctgtgacagccatttggtgagtgaaacagcagatgaaaaatcattctccctatatttccttctctacataaatctcatctgcctttccaattaaaattaaataaatctttaaaaaattaatgaaattcttTTTAGACGATGAAAgtaaatatttgcttaaaaaaCAGTAATCTGGgcctagcatggtggcctagcagctaaagtccttgccttgaacacactgggatcccatatgggcaccggttctaatctttgatccactgattcactccccaagtggccgcaatagctggtactgcgccaatctgaagccaggagttagaagcctcttccaggtctcctatgtgggtacaaggtctcaaggctttgggtcgtcctcaactgctttcccaggctacaagcagggagctggatgggaagcagggcctttgggatcagaaccggtgcccatatgggtacccatatgggatcctggcatgttcaaggggagaattttagctgataggctattgtactgggctcTTTCCAGTTCTTTTTGAGGAACAGAAATGCAATTTTTTAtttgctacattttaaaaaagcaaagatctatttattaGTGAAACAGTGAGGtacccactggttcaattcctaaaAATGGTTACATCAGCAGGtttgggctgaagccaggtaccatgAGCCCCATTCtgatctcccatgggagtggcaggagcccaagtattctGGCCATCTGCTACTACCTTCTCaggcacaatgacagagagtgggatgggaagggaaCAGCCAGACTTGAACTAGTGTTCTGACAAGGGAAGCAGGTCTGTGGCGTGACACTGGCCCCTTTGctcctttattttattggaaagtcagagttacagagagaaaaggagagatagggaaagagatctttccatgtgctgatccattccccaaatggctgcaatgatgggAACTGGGCCAATTccaagtcaggaagcaggagcttccatTTTTTTAACAGGCACAAGTATGTCCGTGCCTGTAGAGTATCTGATACCTTACATGTGACCTGGGAGCAAATTCTGTGTCACGAGAGACTCAGAATCAAAGTTAGTTCAGTTGCCAGGAAAACCGAGGACAGAAGTTGAGGAAAAAATGTGGTGAGCACCAACAGCAGAACTTGCAGAGGTGAAATTCATTCCAAAATCGCCTTGTTGAGATTCCAACACTGGTTCTGGATCACCAGTGCCTCAATCACTAAAGCTAGAACCTGCCACGTAGTCTCTTCTGATAGATAAGAGACTTACAGAACTGTTTTACTTTACAAATCTGACCAGGTCACACACAGAGCGCAAGTGTCTTTCCAGGCCCAAGTGCCTCTCCTTTTCCGGAGAGAGGGAGATGCGAATGAGAGGTATTCTAAGAGCGACTTGCTGTTAACTGATTCTCTGCTTGTGTCCGACCGAATGATGTATAGTACATTAAATCATTACAAGCTCCTTTTTAGGTTCCTTTTTACTTTAAATTGCCAGACGAGAAAACCAAGACTTAGATCGCTTGCAAGCGCCAGCTCACTCCTACGTAGgactcctccctccccctggcAGTTTTTCACCACTACGCACCCCGCATTGTGCCGCGGTAGAGCGAGAACTACAATTCCCGTGAGGCTGTGCGGCCTGCGTCGCGAGAGTTATCTAAACCTGGGTGGCGGGAAGGCGTCGTCGTCAGCTGCTTGGACAGTTGGACGGCTAGTCGGCTTGAGACTATGGCTGACAGCTACAGTCCGAACAGCGAGCCTACGACGCGCACTCTGTTGCGGCGCGTGTTGGATACAGCTGACTCGCGCTCCCCGCGGCGTCGCTTGAGTGTTCGGGCTGGGTACTGGAGGGCGCTGCTTGAGCTTCGGgccaggagactgggtgggatGGGGTTGGGGTAGGTTTCAGTGCCGCCTCTGTTGGGCGAGAGAACTGAGTCTTGGGGAGCAGTTTTGGTCCGTGAGAGTGACTTCACTGCCCTCCCCGCCTCCGGGGCTTCCTGGCCGCCGAGCTATGCGGGAATTCTTCATTCAGACTCTGGAGGGAAGGTGGGAAAGCAGCCGGGAGAGCCCATGCTTCGCGGGGCGGCGGGGATCTTGGCCTGGCTTGGCGGCAGTGGCCGAGGGCTGTGGCGAGCTGGTGGTGCAGAGGTCGGCCTTCTGTCAGCCTTTAGAGGAAGAAGGAGGCCGTTCCCGGTAGATTTTAGATCTCTAAGAGATGAGAAGTTGCTGAATCCGGCATTCTCTGGTTCTGGATTCTGAGAACTGGACTGGATGCGACCCAGGTGGACCTTGCTGGCATATCCTGAGAAAGTACTCAGATCCCCTGAAACTACTCAGATGTCTACCTTAGTTgtttttttatgtatataaaatacatatacaaaacagcatacacatatatataaacatgttttatatatatgtatatatataaaacattttttttttaagatttattcattttattacagccagatatacacagaggaggagagacagagaggaagatcttccgtccgatgatccactccccaagtgagccgcaacgggccggtacacgccgatccaatgccgggaaccaggaacctcttctgggtctcccacgcaggtgcagtgtcccaatgcattgggccgtcctcaactgctttcccaggccacaagcagggagctggatgggaagtggagctgccgggattagaaccggcgcccatatgggatcctggggctttcaaggcgaggactttagctgctaggccacgccgccgggccctaaaacatattttctaaagGACAGGTAGTAGTTGATCCCTGGCCTGTCTAGCCTTCACCCACTGACCCCCTCACCCCCAGGCTCTCCCAgagtcactgattttttttttttttttactgatctttgttttttttaagatttatttttattggaaagtcagatttacagagagaaggagagaaagaaagatcttccatccactggttcactccccaagtagctgcagcagctggagctgagccagtctggagccaggagccaggagtttcttctgggtctcccacacaggtgcaggatcccaaggctttgggctattcttttctgcttttccaggtacaagcaggtagctggatggaaagtggagcagccaggattaaaactggcatccatacgggatcccagtgcgtgcaaggcaaggactttagccactaggttactgtgtcaTGTTCAGAGCCAATGATCTTTACACAGGACCCAGAGAACCCTGCCTGAAACCCGTTTATCTTGGAGGCTGCGCAGCCAAACCAAGCCAACAACCAAACGACGCTCCCATGGAACTAGGGTGAGTGCCCAGCCCGCTGGCCGTTCTAGGGCCCGTTCTAGCTTTACTCTGGAGCCTGCCTTGGGAGGAATTCCAAGGCCAATGGATAGATTGGTTGGTGCTTTCATTCACAGTCCCCGGGCAGGCCAGCTCATAGCCAAGCGAGGAGACACCTGGAGGAACAGACACCTCGGACTCTGTTCCAGAATATCCTGCGGACAGGTGAGCATGCGTGCAGGCCTGCAGTTagaggcagcagccaggcccaCCCTAGTCCCCTGGGGTCCTTCCTGCTGGAAAGCCTGCTCTGGGGGCCCCACTCTCTTGGTGTGTTTTGCAGCCCCAGAATCATCTATCCTGAAGCCAGAGTCAACAGGGAAGCCTGTGCCAGCACCCACAGCCGCCCAGCCCCCGAGACGGGAAAGCAGTCGGAGCAGGTAAAGAGTGATCTCCCTGGTGGGCAGATCTGTAGCAGGAGATTCTTGGGAACCTCAAAAGAGTTAGGCTTCTTTGAGATCGGCTCCATCTTCCTAGCCTGGAACTGCAACTTCCGGAGCTTGAGCCCTctaccagcccagctccagctctgctggCCCCTGGGAGGAGGAAGCAAAGGGTGCGGCTGTCCATGTTTGAACGACAAGTGGACCAAGGTCAGCCTGTTGCCCAAGGTGAGCTCTaagcctggctgttgctgccctgTTGCTCCTCTCCTCCACACAGGCTGAGGCAGCCCGAGACAGGCCCCTGATGGCCCTGGGAACTTACCGGGGTTTCTTGTTTTACATCCTCTGCAGAGCCTCAGGAGACTGCAGATGCATCCTCCCTCACCAGGTGATGTTGCTTGTTCTGGGctttggtgaaggagatatttgCGGGGAGAGGTGCTGACTGAGTTGCTACTCTGCCAGGTTCAGCCTCCCAGCCCAGGGGCTGCATTGCAATGCCTGAGAACCGTGGGCACAGGTTCTGGGGAAACTGCCTCAGGAACCTGACTTCTTCTTGTGCCTCCTCCCTCCCGCCAGCTCCCTCAACCTGAACTTTGCCACCCCTCTTCAGCCGCAGTCTGTGaagaggcctggcctggcccgcaAGCCTCCCCCACGCCGTGCTGTGGATGTGGGGCTCCTTTTGCAGGATCTGCGAGATGCTTCCTTTGCTCCTACAGGTAACCTTGAGCTTTCCCTGCCCTGGCTTTTGGGGATACTCTCCTGTGACCTAGAGCAGGTTTTGCTGAGTCCAGGGCTGGGAAACACTGGGTTTAGAGATGAGCTAGCctgtggcagcaggtgcaggagcctaatGTTAGCTTAAATTCACCATTAAGAGGGTCCTGGCTAGAGGAGAGACATGGGTGAGTGGCCCAGGGGTTAGGGAGCAGCTCTGGAGGCCTGGGAATGCCAGCAAAGAgcaggcaggtgagcaggagAGCTGTGAAAGGGAGGTAAAGATAGGGTTGGAGTCATATTTCCTCTTCTCTGGGCAGATCCAGGGGGTCGATAAACAATGCCTGGTCATCCTGGCAGCAGCAGGTAGGCTTTGAGTATACTGAGTGTCCGCCGGCCTTTGCTCTCTAGGTAACAGCCTCAGAACCTCTGTGACCACTGTGCCGACAGACACTGCGTTGGAGGACACCCAACCCTTCTCCCAGCCCTTGGTTAGCCATTCCCCTGCTGTGCCTCacttccttccccacccctctcACAATGAGAATGAAGATGCTGAGAGGACTGTGTCCCACCGGACACAGAGCAGTCAGCTCGGGCTGCAGAGTGATGGTGAGTGTATGGGGTACAGATGGCCTGGTGCCAAGTTT
Coding sequences within it:
- the CENPT gene encoding centromere protein T isoform X3, whose product is MADSYSPNSEPTTRTLLRRVLDTADSRSPRRRLSVRAGTQRTLPETRLSWRLRSQTKPTTKRRSHGTRSPGRPAHSQARRHLEEQTPRTLFQNILRTAPESSILKPESTGKPVPAPTAAQPPRRESSRSSLELQLPELEPSTSPAPALLAPGRRKQRVRLSMFERQVDQGQPVAQEPQETADASSLTSSLNLNFATPLQPQSVKRPGLARKPPPRRAVDVGLLLQDLRDASFAPTGNSLRTSVTTVPTDTALEDTQPFSQPLVSHSPAVPHFLPHPSHNENEDAERTVSHRTQSSQLGLQSDELQPWPAATPEVTEAVGSQDAAEAEELDVPSGEEDPSDSTGPEMASSNPRSLQAEQPPLFSEPPPRPDATLRSSQAVPARPPPRHRAAGHRPRPDPYKTGLNHYTKLFRFYAKMPMEKAALGMVEKCLDKYFHRLCDDLEVFAAHAGRKTVKPEDLELLMRRQGLVTDQVSLHVLVERHLPLEYRKLLIPCAFSGNSVFPAQ